GATAAGTGTAGCATTACTATTCATGGACTGCACCAGCTTGTCCAATTCTTGTaattagtgtgtgtgtgtgtgtgtgtatatattgcaaaaatttcataattataaCCTGTCATTTTGTTCATTTTCGTCTAAAGATCATTTGCATGGGATGTTAATCAAATCAAAGATAGTCATCTCTCAACTAAATTAGCGGAATTGGTCGTTGAAACTCTTTTTTCTTAGTGTTATTTGATACATATAGATGCATTTATGTAGAAATGATACTTGAATAACGAGTAAGTAAATGTAGGGTTCATGTTATAAAATTGTACGGTAAAATACGTTACTCACAAAGGGTGAGTAGGATAGTGCACCATATAGAAGTGGATGCAAGTATTGTCCTTATAATATTGTAAAGATACACTATGTGTCAAGTATTCCCGGTGAAAAATAAACTGTTTAGAAGGGAGACTACGTCGAGGTGTGACAAGGAGGTTTGGGGTGAGGCAGGAGATGCGGGTGGAATCTCTTTGCCCCCTCACCCTCGTTCTTGGTCAATCATACCTCTGACCTGTCTCTAGCTCTCACGTTACATAAATGCTCATGAGATATGAATAATTTGTTTAAGAGAGTGATAATTGCTGGACATAAAAGGTTAATTACGTCTGAAGATTAGATTATTAACTTAATTCTTATTTcacaataaataaatgaaaggttattgaatttttttttttttttggcctatTGCATAATTTAAAAAGGAATGTAATGCTATATCAAGGGTGAGCGAAAACAGGCTCCTTATATTGAACAAAGAAACGCAGCAATTACTTTTGAAGTGCTTTGTATATGTCACACGTGATATGTAATGGTGTGTCTATGTCTCATCAcgtgaatttttaatttcttcttgaaAGTGCAAACTTAAGCAATAAAACTTCGTCCTTAATTCATGGCCGTAGCTACTCTAATCAAGTCATTCATCCaaacaactaaaacaactaATTTTAAATATGAAAGTGCAAAACTTGGGAATGCGCGATTTTAGTAATTCCTAATCATTTTGGTGGTTGTGCATATTCGATCAACATATATAATTTAACATTTGAAACGAGAGTTAGGCTTGATTAAGGCGCGGCCTTAAGATTATTGACGAGCGCAAGCGCATTGTGAGTAAGCTTCTCCACCTCTTGCACCCGATTGGACACGTCGGTCTTCACTGGCCCTTCCGCCACACCCTTGAAGCCTTCTATACAAGTATCCTCGTCCGTAAGCGCAGCGCTCAACCATGTCAACACGTTACTGATCTGGAGCTGGAATGACGGGGTGCCAGGGGCGTCGAGCTCGTTCATCTGCTTAAGTGAGTCGCCAAAGCTATCGACGGCGTTGCCTAAGACCTCTGTGCAGCTGCTAAGGGCGTCTGCTGTGCGCGGGTCTGGTTGGTGGGGGATTTTAGAGACGTGGTCGGCCGTGTTCTTAGCACTGGTTAGGCCGGCGCTGATGGCGTCCTTCGCGGCCTGGATATTGTCATTAGATGGAGCTCCGATGGTAGAGACAGGgtgggagaggaagaagaagaggaagagaggagagaggagaaacTGGGTCGACATTTGTTTGGTGTTGTTCATGATTGAATGAGAATTCTGCTTCTTCAGTCTGCTTTCATGTGTAGGGGGTGGGGCATTTATGTAGCTGGAGAAGATATGTATTAGGGTTTATTTGTGGAAACTTGAGAAGATTTGTATTAGGGTTTATTTGTGGAAACTCGAATCTCGTCTGaaatttcgacaaaaaaaaaacaaaaaaatctcgtctgaaaatgaattaattaattgttttcctcctaaaaaaattccaatactccttagaaagaaaacaatcttttttcaaattcctttcttttttttttttttgaacaaatctttttcaaattctttgaaTGGGActattttagaagaaaaaatgcAGTACAACTGGTTAGTTATAATGGTTGTGGATATGATTTGTAGCCAAATTAATTAGACCAGTAAACTATTTCCTCTCAAGAAATTATTATGTGTATCGAATAAACGACATGCTGCTAAATAAATTGTTTTACAAGTGGAAATGGCATTCCACAATTTTACCCtatcgataaaaaaaaatacaattaatactaaaaaaaaaaaaaaaaataaagtgaagAATGTCCATCAACAAGCGTCCAGTTCGAATCTCCCTCATTATagtttataatttaaattaatgtacAACAACTAGTCAAAATAAAAGTCAAACGAATTAAGTCTGAACAAAGAAATATAGCAtacaagagaaagaaagggaagcATATAAGAGCTATTATTTTTAAGAGATCCGTGGAGGTCACTGGTATATATGCAACGGTGTGCGTATGTCTCAAATGAccattattttttcaataatatttttcttatcaccTCAATATAACATAATATTGTACAACATCCATGTGACAGTTTAGATGGACGTCCacatcaattaaaaataatcttGTGGCAGTTGAGGTGGAtaattacataaataaataaaaaacttagtttttcattaataaaaaaaaagttgcaaaGGTCaatcaaaccctaaattttggATTCCCTCGTTGTAGCTTCCTCCCCTTCCTCTCTCCATCATCACTCATCTTCTTCCCAAGATCTGTTATTTCTTTTCCTTGAGATTGTTGTCCATGCCCATAGAATTATCTTCAGACTCAAGGTGATTTTTTTTGGATTACCCCATTCATTCTTACGGATGAATTATCCACAGACTTTGAATCGATGTGGTGTTTGACAATTTTAGAACCCCTTCTAAACCATATAATCTCAGCGTGCATAAGAGTGATACCAATAGTCATCAACAATTTTGTTGCCGGAGAGGACGGGGTGGACCACCAATAGACAGGAGGTTGAGATGAACttctaaaaaattaatcttttttattGGAATAAAAGAATTATTCATTAAGAATTGAGATTTTGGTGTGATTATCCACCTCATTTCGCCACAACATTCTTTTTAATTGACATGACTTTTTCATATCAATTGTCACATAAGATGGTATGAAATTTTGATATCTATTGGTAAGggtatcattattattattatgaaaaTAATACTCACTTATATCTGCTAGTGGCTCTTTACCACAATAATGAAAATGTGTTGAATTTTTGCATGACGGCAtgtaatctaacaaaatttacccAGTcgatgactaatctaacatgtaatttaacaaaatctatcgtatgaccaaaaaaaaaaaaaaaaaactatgtgaGCATGATGGAAACTGGGTTTCTGgaaaaaaatttatgttaaaaatttgAGGTGTATAACACTGTATATTAAATGAACACAAGGAGAAACCTTGTCAATTATATCAGCATCATTACCGAATGAAAGCGAGGAGCAACTGCCACGCAGGGCCCCTCCTCCATCCACACCATATCTCATCTGCTCTGCACATGTGAGATAAACAGTGAGTCAACTCGTTCAGTTAGTAAatattacaacaacaaaaatgaatAACTACATTTACTCGAATTTGAATCATCTTCTCGTAATTTTGATTGTAAAGTAAAATATTGTTTGTATGATGTAAAAACTACGATCACAGCAATTagaaaccaaaatatattacaaaaaCATTAACAAACCCAGAAGAAGACAGGGTCCAAATAtacaaaaagtaaaagaaattaACTAAAGTTTGTGTTGTTCCCACTGAGCGACACAGTTAAGCATGTAAATACATACAGACAGAGGGTAATATGTGGTTTAAACCTCTACTAATCTTCATTAGTTAACTCATCACTAATAAACAAAACTACTAAAACCAGAGATGGAGGCTCGTTTTTTATCAGGGAGCGCCCTTCTCAGCAACCCTATTAACGAGAGCGAGGGCATTGCTGGTAACCTTCTTCACATTCTCCACCCCGTTCGACACGTCGGTCTTGAGAGGGCCATCCTCCACGTCATCAAACCCGTCCGTGCAGGTCTCCTCGTCGGTAAGCGCGGCGCTCATCCACGTCTGGACGTTGCTCATCTGGAACCGGAACGACGACGACCCACCGCCGGAGACTGCGGTGGCAATGAGCTGGCGCATCTGCTTGAGGGAGCCACGAATCTCGTCGACAGCGTCGCCGAAGTTGGAGAAGCAGTCGTGGAGGGCGGAGGCGGCGCGCGAGTCGGCACCGTAGTCGGCTTGACGGGAGATGTTCGAGACGTAGGCGGCCATGCTGCGTGCCCGGGCGAGGCTGACGCCGATGGCAACCTTGGCGAGCTGAGCCGGGTTGTCTTGGACGGCGCTGGCAAAGCGGGAAAGGGAGGTGTAGCAGAGGTCAGGGTACAGAGTAGTGGCGCAGCTTGTACGGATGAATTCCGTGTCGTTGGATGGGGATCCGACGGTGGGGATTGGgtggaagaggaggaagaagaggaaggtgaggaagagttgggggAGGAGGAAGTGGGTGGACATGCGTTTGGTGTTCATGGCGTTTGGGAGTAAAGAGTATTATTGAACGAGAAGTGAGAACAGAACACACTGCTTCTTCTGCTCCATGTGATGTGTGGGTTGGGAGGTTTAAGTAGTACGAGTAGCTCCTTTTCTCagataaaatattattaacaaACACTTTTAATACTGAACATTATATattgttttaaacaaaattccttatttatatattaatgtGGGACTGAAGTATCAAATGAGACGAAAAAGCAAAGGCCACCCATCTCGCGTGGGCGTTTGAATTGCGGCTAGTGGGGGGTGGTGCTTGCACCGAGAGATTTAACGGCGAACCGTTGCCCAAAAGACGACATCAACGGCTAGGATGCAACGGAAGCATCCACAATGCATAATGATCGTGATAATTGGACGGCTGGCGGCGTGACACTTTATTCCTGAGGAGGGTGAGACACTTGACTATGAGAGTTGAGAGCTTGTTTGGCCTTCCATTGCCCCCACTAATACTAGTATTGCCAAGCGTGCAACTTTGTAGTATTATAGTGGAGGGTCCAAATTCCAAATACTCCATTACTAGTTCCACAACGCAACGTATGAATACAGGCATTTGAGCTTTGTAGTATTTTTTGACTTGTGTATAGCAAGAAGCATGCAAAGTTTTTATagaatttttgttgttttttaatgATAGCATTAACCAAACGCTTATAAACAAAAGTGTTTTATACAAAATATTCTGAAACGGATAATTGATGTGCACTTTGTTTTACTCTTTCAGATATAGAAATGATTACGTTCCCCACTAGTAAAAGCAAAATGATATGTGAATATATAAATTGTAAGTTTTCGGTTATGGTTTGAAAGTGTGATTGCTAAGAGTAACAAGTTGAAGGTGAGCTTTATAAAAATTTCGATGGTGATATGGATGTATAATGGATGATCCAATATTCAAATACAATAAGATAGGGAATAGGGACGACGACTACCTTTTGCCTTTTGGTGATGTTGGGAAATTCTGAATACTTTGCTTTGTTTTATCATGTTGGTGTTATGTTTGGTAATTAGTCCCAATTAAGCTACTGTGATCCTAATCTGAACTAATCTTTGAAGCTTTTGGGAGAGAAGAAGGTATATATGATTGATTCACGAGCTTATCGGCgcaattgactcaaaacaaactaatctCAAAGATGAGGGAGACGTGCAAAAGCTTGTTATGAGTTTGTGTTTGTCTGCGGGGCCGGGGCAGGTTTTCTTGGTTCAAAGTTTTTCAAAAGGGAAACATGCATAATCATGACTGAGGGATCACATCATATAGCAAGGTTGTGTTGCATGTGACGATTCGATTTAGTGCTATTCAGTCTCGATTTCGTTAAAAGATGTCTCTGTGTTGGATTTAGATCCTTTGTTCTATTTTCTCTGTTATGATCTGCTTGACTCCTATTCATAATCTCattcaaattttaagaaaaatgtgTCGACTGTAAATCTATATGAGAAGTCAAGTAGAAAAAATCAAGCAGATGATTTGGGTCTCTCTGTTTGACCTCATTTTTATCGAATAAAGccaaaaattaacttttaatttaaaaaatgtcattttttataaaagctttcaaatatatccaaaatttcacttaaatagacacaaatacgctcaaatttaacaattaaataaattaaaggctttttagctacTGTCGCCTCAAACTCCGGTCTAACTTCACCTTCACTTCTAcactccaccaccacaaccctaTCCCCTTCGACCCCCTCATAACCGACATTGAGCACTGCAGCAGTTACCGCGAGTGGGAGTAGTAGAACTTCAATCATGCCTTCAACACCTTTTTTCttactaatatcatttttagttttaaatataaaaatagttttCAAAGTTAATCCATATATCGttatatgattgtatttgtgaGACCCACGTGGCGCCACATCATCACACTAATAGAGcaattgacagatttttcacaaaaaaactaaaatgatcacgatggacaaattcaaaaaaagaCTAAAATGATTCACGATAGACAAATTTAAGAACACTACTATTGATTATCATTAATTGCTAATGACCAGAttaaggagttatgtcaatgtcacgaatcattttggctaaaaagcctttaatttatttgattattaaatttaagggtatttgtgtctatttaggtgaaattttagatatatttgaaagattttataaaaaatgacatttttgaaattaaaagttacttttttgctatatttgataaatactctcATATgaatgctaaaaaaaaaaaactattatatTCACAACGAGTTTAATGCTAAGTTGTAGCCCATTGTAAGTATTAAGTGAGGTTGTGTCTTAACATAACAATATAGATTAGCaattgaaaacaactctttAAGATATAAAAAGATGTTTCCAATGGGTAATCATGCACAAATGGCCCACCCACAATGGGCCACTCATCATtgtcaaaatttaaaacaacatttagcCTAATTCATTGCGTTAAATAAGGGGAAATCTCATCCGTAATTAAAGAGCATTTGAAGTAATATTCTATATCACGAGCTCAGTTGAGTACATTGAGGTAATGAGCAATGTGTACATTTGATTTATCTCTGCCTAGCTAGCTAGGTCAAAGGTGAGAAAATGTGTGTCACGTGATGAGTTTGGTGGAGGCTGAAAGTCAgtgaatatttttgctcaccacccttAAGTAATGGTTATGCATTACCATCACTTCAGGAcgatgagcaaaaatgcaccatAAAAGTAAAgctctatcttcttcttcttctttctctatgTTTCTTTTGACAAGCCATCATTTGAGGAATTCTTGGCTAGGACCATTCATATACGACACACTTCTTATGAGTATGAACTTGAGCGATTAAAAAATATATGCGGTCTCCATTTTTTGTGTATGGCCGTATGAACACATGGTATGGCAGTtgtgttgtgctaggatagcaccaaaccaatcagaaccaactcaagctaacccacaagaaatatatcaaatgaaatgcaagaacaaaatataaaagacactaagattttaacgaggttcctcaacAGTCAATGTAACTGGAgtagctcacccaataatccactatcaactaAGTGGGAGTTTACAAAATGTtgacaatctcacaacccaaaacccaTTACACCCAATAACTCtcacatacaaaaaaaaaacaaatagagaaggaaatataatgaataatttcctCTCTACACATAActcaaaactataaaaacaacaactactttgatAGATGATTGCTAACCAAAGGGAGGAgcactttcttcttttcttcaactGGGGGCTGCGGCACCCCTTTTACTTTTTCTCTGCTGCTTTAAACAAAGGCAGCTGCTGCCAATTAAAACCCTAGCCACACCCGTGGCTTTTCAAATGGGCCAAATAAAAGGCCCACTTAATGGGCTATTGAAAGGCCCAAAGGAATTTGGCCATAATTCAACAATCTCCACAAATTTCAAAAACGCCATGATAAGCCAAACCAATATAATCAACAATCAACACAAAACCACTCCCAAAAGTAGCAAGAAAATAACTCAAGTCGAGCCAAACTGCTCCAAagctcctactgctcaacgccttcttGATATAGGCAGaatgtgagccaagttcaagcaatgaataaacttggctacaccaacaagcttagtcaacatatcagcggggttgtctttagttggaatctttTGGAGAATGATATCCCCTTCACTaacaacttcacgaacaaagtgataacgcacatctaCGTGCTTGGTCTtcgcatgatgaacctgatacttagccaaataaacTTTGACTATCACAACGCACCTCCACCTGTTTCTGATCAACCCCAAAATCTCTAATTAgtccatgtatccaaatggctTCCTTTATAGCTTCAACAACTGCCAtgtattcagcctctgtagtagacaaggcaatagacgactgcaaaatggacctccaacaaactggccctttagccatagtaaacacatagcctgtagtagacttccttTTATCCAAATCACCTGCATAgtctgaatcaacataaccaactgcAAAGTGACCAATATCAGAGCCATCTCTCTCAAACCATAAACCAACAtctcgagtaccatggagatacctTAATATCCACTTAGATGCATGCCAATGCTCTTTaccaggattatgcatatattGATTCACCATaccaactgcatgagcaatatccggtctaTAACATACCATTGcgtacatcaaactaccaaccaaatttgcatatggtatatttttcatttgcaacttctctttatcagttttaggacattgtggagaactcaatttaaaatgaggagccaaatgggtactaaccggtttggttgaatcatgaactccaaacttctgaatcaacttctcaaggtattgtctttgattcaagtATACCAAACCCTTGTCTCTATCTCTAATGATCTtcatgccaaggatcttcttcacttcaccaagatccttcatctcgaactcgttcttcatttgtttcttcaatttctcaatctcttcaacATTCTTTGAGGTAATCAACATagcatcaacatatatcaacaaataaatgaaagacccatcttacaacttcttgaagtatacacaatgatcatattgacttctagaataattttggcctctcataaatttatcaaacctcaaataccattgtctaggagattgcttcaaaccataaagtgatttcttcaacttgcaaaacaaattatctttccctttcactttgtacccatccggttgacacatatagatatcttcattcaaatcaccatgtaggaaagccgtc
This Pyrus communis chromosome 6, drPyrComm1.1, whole genome shotgun sequence DNA region includes the following protein-coding sequences:
- the LOC137736616 gene encoding pectinesterase inhibitor 7-like, encoding MNTKRMSTHFLLPQLFLTFLFFLLFHPIPTVGSPSNDTEFIRTSCATTLYPDLCYTSLSRFASAVQDNPAQLAKVAIGVSLARARSMAAYVSNISRQADYGADSRAASALHDCFSNFGDAVDEIRGSLKQMRQLIATAVSGGGSSSFRFQMSNVQTWMSAALTDEETCTDGFDDVEDGPLKTDVSNGVENVKKVTSNALALVNRVAEKGAP
- the LOC137736618 gene encoding pectinesterase inhibitor 3-like, with the protein product MNNTKQMSTQFLLSPLFLFFFLSHPVSTIGAPSNDNIQAAKDAISAGLTSAKNTADHVSKIPHQPDPRTADALSSCTEVLGNAVDSFGDSLKQMNELDAPGTPSFQLQISNVLTWLSAALTDEDTCIEGFKGVAEGPVKTDVSNRVQEVEKLTHNALALVNNLKAAP